The genomic region TTCACGGGTGCAACAGATGCCAGCCCTTAATCCACATCCACACAATCGATTCGAAGCAGTTTTCAGCATTGTTGCTGCCTAGGATTCTGGTGTAGTCTGCCTTTTCATGCCCATCGGTGACGAGACCAACACCGTCCCGGACGAGCCTGAAGACGTGGAGCCCTCTCCGGCTGAGCTACAGGACATCCAAGCCAGCGCCGAACTGAGTCCCCTTCCCGATCAGGAAGCGAGCCCGCGACTCGATACCACGGCCGTCGTCCCGGTCACAGCCCTCCAGCAATACCTCGCCGAAGTACGCCGATACCCCTACCTCACAAAGGAAGAGCGTCAACTCCTTCAGGAGTACCAGGCGCACGGCAGCCGCGAAGCAGCGGTCAAGCTCATCACCGGCTAACCTGCGGGTCTCCGTCTCAATCGCAGCCGAATATCTTCATACCGGTGCCGATCATATGGATCTGATTCAAGAAGGCAACGTCGGCCTGATGCATGCCATCAAGAAATTTGACCCATCGAAAAACGTCCGGTTCTACGCCTATGCCGCCTGGTGGTCCCGTGCCTATATCCTCCGGTTATCTGCTGCACACCTTCCGACTCGTCAGGTCGGGACGACCCAGGATCAGAGAAAACTCTTCTACAATTTGAAGAAGGAAAAGGCCAAA from Nitrospira sp. harbors:
- a CDS encoding sigma-70 family RNA polymerase sigma factor → MRKRARDSIPRPSSRSQPSSNTSPKYADTPTSQRKSVNSFRSTRRTAAAKQRSSSSPANLRVSVSIAAEYLHTGADHMDLIQEGNVGLMHAIKKFDPSKNVRFYAYAAWWSRAYILRLSAAHLPTRQVGTTQDQRKLFYNLKKEKAKLEREGFAPDTKLLADRLNVRERDVVEMDQRLGNWELSLDQPIGEGSGKHPAGSCRPIKSRPMNNLPIISSKRSFVPSWLNLSKHWKSGTRIF